One genomic window of Azospirillaceae bacterium includes the following:
- a CDS encoding TonB-dependent receptor, producing the protein MGSTTVGSRIRQAVGLGLFMSTSLLALSGGAYAQQAAKAPADDELQEIVITGTHIKGQDAQAVGNIQSLTVDDIQQAAPLSVGDLLQALPSVGVSLNSNGTQGTSFGVSSINLRYLGSAEGSGNRTLVLVDGHRWVNAVGGRGFRDFVDLNTIPVGLVENMEVLKDGASAIYGADAIAGVVNIHLKSDFEGVRGNFQSGISSNGDGRSLAGDVTIGHKLGRGNLLFSADIVDELPILTADRDLTRTALTAPTSPPISPRGLYNLPGVSSSTLTRIAGTDGSATGDFRTAALPGDYFNTLVQGKDAVGPSTRYGTFLRYTTDITDDISGHVEFLYNHRRSSQLYSPYLLDVNGSQGFAMPADQAYNIFGKAFSGSSFRLRRYMEEIGDRQNVQEVNTWRADAGLEGKVHLWGDWNWDAFVSYSKNEATFDASNNVNYDHLALALGSPTRCAATAGCVPLNIFGKITPAMANYIRYNAHDEDGVSQTSAEFNLSRSLFTLPAGDVMAAAGASYRREYGYDTPDAVVNATPVYVTGLTETSAATRNPTSGSYNTKEGYVEVDVPLLRDLPAIYKLDVDGALRYSDYSTYGGNTTKKAGVAYRPVADLLFRGSYSEGFRAPSILELDQGGRNTQFQAIDPCNGGGKGLAGCASVPTSYSQYNYGNGLINGSTGGNPNLKPETSRTDSVGAAFTPGWLKGASATVDYFAIEVDNAISSETAQQILTSCANLGGSACSLMQRDPTTGQVVNVLQAVTNFSKIKEKGLDVSLGYTFDSGFGLFTTGVNASRLFQFDNYIPQPDGTILRQELAGHSDQPRATYPYWKGQASIRWNQDDDGPWGAGWKARYIGTSRDIPNNTVNGGHIPAIVYQDVQVSYDFRDLLTKVTLGVDNIFNVQPPASAANNPINFDMYTYDVRGTYMYMRLSFRM; encoded by the coding sequence ATGGGCAGCACGACAGTTGGGTCCCGCATCCGCCAGGCCGTCGGCCTTGGCCTCTTCATGTCCACCAGCCTGCTGGCGCTATCCGGGGGCGCTTATGCCCAGCAGGCGGCCAAGGCGCCGGCCGATGACGAGTTGCAGGAAATCGTCATCACCGGCACCCACATCAAGGGCCAGGACGCCCAGGCGGTGGGCAACATCCAGAGCCTGACGGTGGACGATATCCAGCAGGCGGCGCCTTTGTCGGTGGGCGACCTGCTGCAGGCCCTGCCGTCGGTGGGTGTCAGCCTGAATTCCAACGGCACCCAGGGTACGTCCTTCGGCGTCAGCTCCATCAACCTGCGTTACCTGGGCAGTGCCGAGGGCAGCGGCAACCGCACCCTGGTGCTGGTGGACGGCCACCGCTGGGTCAACGCCGTGGGCGGCCGCGGCTTTCGCGACTTCGTCGACCTCAATACCATCCCGGTGGGCCTGGTGGAGAATATGGAGGTGCTGAAGGATGGTGCCTCGGCCATCTACGGTGCCGACGCCATCGCCGGCGTGGTCAACATCCACCTGAAGTCCGATTTCGAAGGCGTGCGCGGCAATTTCCAGTCCGGCATCTCCTCCAACGGTGATGGGCGCAGCCTGGCGGGCGACGTCACCATCGGGCACAAGCTGGGCCGGGGCAACCTGCTGTTCTCCGCCGACATCGTGGATGAGCTGCCCATCCTGACGGCCGACCGCGACCTGACGCGGACGGCCCTGACGGCCCCCACCAGCCCGCCCATCAGCCCGCGCGGCCTGTACAACCTGCCCGGCGTATCCTCCTCCACCCTGACCCGCATCGCCGGCACCGACGGTAGCGCCACCGGCGACTTCCGCACCGCCGCCCTGCCGGGCGACTATTTCAACACCCTGGTCCAGGGCAAGGACGCGGTGGGGCCCAGCACGCGCTATGGCACCTTCCTGCGCTACACCACCGACATCACCGACGACATCAGCGGCCACGTGGAATTCCTCTACAACCACCGCCGCTCTTCCCAGCTGTATTCTCCCTATCTGCTGGACGTGAACGGCAGCCAGGGTTTCGCCATGCCGGCCGACCAGGCCTACAACATCTTCGGCAAGGCGTTCTCCGGCTCCAGCTTCCGCCTGCGCCGCTACATGGAAGAGATCGGCGACCGCCAGAACGTGCAGGAGGTGAACACCTGGCGGGCGGATGCCGGCCTTGAGGGCAAGGTGCATTTGTGGGGCGACTGGAACTGGGACGCCTTCGTCTCCTACTCGAAGAACGAGGCCACGTTCGACGCCTCCAACAACGTCAATTACGACCATCTGGCCTTGGCCCTGGGCTCACCCACCCGCTGTGCCGCCACCGCCGGCTGCGTGCCGCTGAACATCTTCGGCAAGATCACGCCGGCGATGGCGAACTACATCCGCTACAACGCGCATGACGAGGATGGGGTGTCCCAGACCTCGGCCGAATTCAACCTGTCGCGCAGCCTGTTCACCCTGCCGGCGGGCGACGTCATGGCGGCGGCCGGTGCCTCCTACCGCCGGGAATACGGCTATGACACCCCGGACGCGGTGGTGAACGCCACACCGGTCTACGTCACCGGCCTGACGGAGACGTCGGCCGCCACCCGCAACCCCACCAGCGGCAGCTACAACACCAAGGAAGGCTACGTCGAGGTCGATGTGCCGCTGCTGCGCGACCTGCCGGCCATCTACAAGCTGGATGTGGACGGGGCGCTGCGCTACTCGGACTACAGCACCTATGGCGGCAACACGACCAAGAAGGCCGGTGTCGCCTATCGCCCGGTGGCCGACCTGCTGTTCCGCGGCAGCTATTCCGAAGGCTTCCGGGCGCCGTCCATCCTGGAATTGGACCAGGGCGGCCGTAACACCCAGTTCCAGGCCATCGACCCCTGCAACGGCGGCGGCAAGGGCCTGGCCGGCTGCGCCAGCGTGCCCACCAGCTACAGCCAGTACAATTACGGCAACGGCCTGATCAACGGGTCCACCGGCGGCAATCCCAACCTGAAGCCGGAAACCTCGCGCACCGACAGCGTCGGTGCCGCTTTCACGCCCGGCTGGCTGAAGGGCGCCAGCGCCACGGTGGACTACTTCGCCATCGAGGTCGACAACGCCATCTCCAGCGAGACGGCGCAGCAGATCCTGACCAGCTGCGCCAATCTGGGCGGCAGCGCCTGCAGCCTGATGCAGCGCGACCCCACCACCGGCCAGGTCGTCAACGTCCTGCAGGCGGTGACCAACTTCAGCAAGATCAAGGAAAAGGGCCTGGACGTCTCGCTGGGCTACACCTTCGACAGTGGTTTCGGTCTGTTCACCACCGGCGTCAACGCCTCCCGCCTGTTCCAGTTCGACAACTACATTCCCCAGCCCGACGGCACCATCCTGCGCCAGGAACTGGCTGGCCATTCCGACCAGCCGCGCGCGACATATCCCTACTGGAAGGGCCAGGCCTCCATCCGCTGGAACCAGGATGACGACGGTCCCTGGGGTGCCGGCTGGAAGGCGCGCTACATCGGCACCTCGCGCGACATTCCCAACAACACGGTCAACGGCGGCCACATCCCGGCCATCGTCTACCAGGACGTCCAGGTCAGCTACGACTTCCGCGACCTGCTGACCAAGGTGACCCTGGGCGTGGACAACATCTTCAACGTCCAGCCGCCGGCGTCGGCCGCCAACAACCCCATCAATTTCGACATGTACACCTACGACGTGCGCGGCACCTACATGTACATGCGCCTGTCGTTCCGTATGTAA
- a CDS encoding adenosine deaminase: MARTEHLADFIRGLPKAELHLHIEGSLEPEQMFDFARRNRVDLPFRSVEEVRQAYAFTNLQDFLDIYYQGAQVLRTEEDFHDLALAYFRRLAADGGVHAEIFFDPQTHTDRGIPFPVVADGLLAGMATAERELGISSKLILSYLRHLDEDAAFATLRQAEPYLDRIVGVGLDSSEVGHPPAKFERVFQASKERGLKIVAHAGEEGPPDYVWQALDLLGVDRIDHGNRALEDAALTDRLVAEEMTLTVCPLSNLKLCVVPDLAAHPLARMLDLGLRATVNADDPAYFGGYLLDNYTRTAAALDLTAAQLVQLARNSITGSFLDEAAQAPHLARLDGLA; this comes from the coding sequence ATGGCGCGAACCGAACATCTGGCCGACTTCATCCGCGGCCTGCCGAAAGCCGAACTGCACCTGCACATCGAGGGCAGCCTGGAACCGGAACAGATGTTCGACTTCGCCCGCCGCAACCGGGTCGACCTGCCGTTCCGGTCGGTGGAAGAGGTGCGCCAGGCCTACGCCTTCACCAACCTGCAGGACTTCCTGGACATCTATTACCAGGGCGCCCAGGTCCTGCGGACGGAGGAGGACTTCCACGACCTGGCGCTGGCCTATTTCCGCCGCCTGGCGGCTGATGGCGGCGTGCATGCGGAGATCTTCTTCGATCCCCAGACCCACACCGACCGGGGCATTCCCTTCCCGGTGGTGGCCGACGGCCTGCTGGCCGGCATGGCGACGGCGGAACGCGAGCTGGGGATTTCGTCCAAGCTGATCCTGAGTTACCTGCGCCACCTGGATGAGGATGCGGCCTTCGCCACCTTGCGCCAGGCGGAACCGTACCTGGACCGCATCGTCGGCGTCGGCCTGGATTCATCCGAGGTCGGGCACCCACCGGCCAAATTCGAGCGCGTGTTCCAGGCCTCAAAGGAGCGTGGGCTGAAGATTGTGGCGCACGCAGGTGAGGAAGGGCCGCCGGACTATGTCTGGCAGGCGCTGGACCTGCTGGGCGTTGACCGCATCGACCACGGCAACCGCGCGCTGGAGGATGCGGCCCTGACCGACCGGCTGGTGGCGGAGGAAATGACCCTGACCGTGTGTCCGCTGTCGAACCTGAAGCTGTGCGTGGTGCCGGACCTGGCGGCCCATCCCCTGGCCCGCATGCTGGATCTGGGATTGCGGGCCACGGTGAACGCCGACGACCCGGCGTATTTCGGCGGCTATCTGCTGGACAACTACACCCGCACGGCGGCGGCGCTGGATCTGACGGCGGCGCAGCTGGTGCAACTGGCCCGCAACAGCATCACTGGCTCCTTCCTGGATGAGGCGGCGCAGGCGCCCCACCTGGCGCGGCTGGACGGGCTGGCTTAA